In Flavobacterium sp. CS20, a single window of DNA contains:
- a CDS encoding transporter associated domain-containing protein, giving the protein MLNEFKAQKNHLAIVVDEYGGTSGLITLEDIIEEIVGDISDEFDDEDIIYSKIDSKTYVFEGKTSMKDFYQILKLSEETIEMFEEKRGDAETIAGFLLEITKGFPKKNQEIKFETFRFVAEVIDEKRIKQIKVTLG; this is encoded by the coding sequence TTGCTCAACGAGTTCAAAGCACAAAAAAATCACCTTGCCATAGTTGTTGATGAATACGGCGGGACAAGTGGCTTAATCACGCTTGAAGATATCATTGAAGAAATTGTCGGCGATATCAGTGATGAGTTTGATGATGAAGACATTATTTATTCTAAAATTGACAGCAAAACTTATGTCTTTGAAGGAAAGACCTCGATGAAAGACTTTTATCAAATTTTGAAATTAAGCGAAGAAACAATTGAAATGTTTGAAGAGAAACGCGGCGATGCTGAAACTATAGCTGGGTTTTTGTTAGAAATCACAAAAGGCTTTCCGAAGAAAAATCAGGAAATTAAGTTTGAAACTTTTCGTTTTGTAGCCGAAGTCATAGACGAAAAACGCATCAAACAAATCAAAGTTACTTTAGGATAG
- a CDS encoding Rne/Rng family ribonuclease: MNKELIIQSSSNAVDFALLKDGKLVELHKENEDTKFLVGDIFLADVRKALGGLNAAFVNVGYEKDGFLHYHDLGPQIKTMIQFTKKLKSGKLRNYDLSDFHNEKNIDKNGSITDVIHPNQSILVQVTKEPISTKGLRLSSELSLAGRYIVLVPFSERISISQKIESAEEKDRLKRLIKSIRPKGFGIIVRTVADGKKVADIDNDLQNLMNRWKAMCKKVSRVQKLPSKVLGELNKTSSLLRDIFNDSFTSICIDDEALYTQVKDYVGEVAPDKESIVTLYNSKVPIFEKYNIERQIKTSFGKTVTMTKGAYLVIEHTEAMHVIDVNSGNRSNKAKSQEDTALQVNLISAVEIARQLRLRDMGGIIVVDFIDMHDAENRKKLYNTLVDEMSDDRAKHKILPPTKFGLVQITRQRVRPELDIKTREKNPNDNGEVEAPVVVLNKLQTDLQKLIKKNHKNLTLSAHPFIATYLTKGLPSPRSKWFFDYKRWVKIQPRDAYTYLEYHFHDKDGNIINA; the protein is encoded by the coding sequence ATGAACAAAGAATTAATTATTCAATCCAGTTCTAATGCTGTAGATTTTGCCTTACTCAAAGATGGCAAACTTGTTGAATTACATAAAGAAAACGAAGACACAAAATTTCTTGTTGGCGACATTTTTTTAGCTGATGTAAGAAAAGCCCTCGGTGGTCTCAACGCTGCATTTGTCAACGTAGGCTACGAAAAAGACGGTTTCTTACACTATCACGATTTAGGACCGCAGATCAAAACCATGATTCAATTTACCAAAAAATTAAAATCTGGTAAATTACGCAACTACGACCTAAGTGATTTTCACAACGAAAAAAATATCGACAAAAACGGAAGCATTACCGATGTTATTCACCCCAATCAATCTATATTAGTGCAAGTTACTAAAGAGCCTATATCAACAAAAGGGCTGAGATTGAGCAGTGAACTTTCTCTCGCTGGACGCTATATTGTGCTTGTTCCTTTTTCAGAACGTATTTCTATTTCTCAAAAAATAGAAAGTGCAGAAGAAAAAGACAGACTCAAGCGACTCATAAAAAGTATCAGACCTAAAGGCTTTGGTATCATAGTCAGAACAGTAGCCGACGGCAAGAAAGTAGCCGATATCGATAATGATTTACAAAATTTGATGAACCGCTGGAAAGCCATGTGCAAAAAAGTCAGTAGAGTTCAAAAACTTCCGTCAAAAGTTCTGGGAGAACTCAACAAAACTTCATCTCTTTTAAGAGATATTTTCAATGACTCATTCACCTCAATTTGTATTGACGATGAAGCCCTTTACACCCAAGTCAAAGATTATGTCGGTGAAGTTGCCCCAGACAAAGAATCTATCGTAACACTTTATAATTCTAAAGTTCCCATTTTTGAAAAGTATAATATTGAGCGTCAAATCAAAACCTCTTTCGGCAAAACGGTTACCATGACCAAAGGTGCCTATCTCGTCATAGAACACACAGAAGCTATGCACGTCATAGACGTCAACAGTGGCAACCGAAGCAATAAAGCCAAAAGTCAAGAAGACACCGCTTTGCAAGTTAACCTCATCAGTGCAGTAGAAATCGCCAGACAACTTCGCCTCAGAGATATGGGCGGTATCATAGTGGTCGATTTTATAGACATGCACGATGCCGAAAACCGCAAAAAATTATACAACACATTGGTAGATGAAATGAGTGACGACAGAGCAAAACACAAAATTTTGCCACCAACCAAATTCGGTTTGGTACAAATCACTCGCCAACGTGTAAGACCCGAGTTAGACATCAAAACCCGCGAAAAAAATCCTAATGACAATGGAGAAGTCGAAGCTCCAGTAGTTGTCCTCAACAAACTACAAACCGACCTTCAAAAACTCATTAAGAAAAATCACAAAAACCTCACCCTTTCGGCACATCCTTTTATAGCGACTTATCTCACAAAAGGATTACCATCGCCGAGAAGCAAATGGTTTTTTGATTATAAACGCTGGGTCAAAATTCAACCTCGAGACGCTTACACTTATCTGGAATACCATTTTCACGATAAAGACGGCAACATCATCAATGCCTAA
- a CDS encoding NUMOD4 domain-containing protein: protein MIRSFWDEEWKTIEFDDDIADDEHFKISNYGRIINCKGKEEILVKRSYINGYENLRVKLKRNGKKSGRYVHKLVAQHFLEQGDGVYVIHLNYDKTDNHVRNLKWATKEEKENHQFSNPEHKKRPISKKIRNSKLTETQVIRLKRKIHDPNRRTRIKLIAKEFGISDMRLYRIKNGENWGHVDY from the coding sequence ATGATTAGAAGTTTTTGGGACGAAGAATGGAAAACCATTGAATTTGACGATGATATAGCCGATGATGAACATTTTAAAATCTCTAATTATGGTAGGATTATCAATTGTAAAGGGAAAGAAGAAATATTGGTTAAAAGATCTTATATCAACGGTTATGAAAATTTAAGAGTCAAGCTAAAACGCAACGGCAAAAAATCAGGTCGGTATGTGCACAAGCTTGTCGCTCAACATTTTTTAGAGCAAGGTGATGGTGTTTATGTTATACATCTGAATTATGACAAAACAGACAATCACGTTAGAAATCTAAAATGGGCTACCAAAGAAGAAAAAGAAAATCACCAGTTTAGCAATCCCGAGCATAAGAAAAGACCTATATCTAAAAAAATAAGAAACTCAAAACTTACCGAAACCCAAGTTATCCGACTTAAACGAAAAATTCACGACCCCAACCGACGTACCAGAATTAAACTGATAGCTAAAGAATTTGGTATTTCAGATATGCGACTTTACAGAATTAAAAATGGTGAAAACTGGGGTCATGTTGATTAT
- a CDS encoding HU family DNA-binding protein translates to MTKADLVNTISERLGLEKNEVQSTIEAFMDEVKGSLKSGENVYLRGFGSFIIKTRAEKTGRNISKNTSIIIPAHNIPAFKPAKTFVDSVKENVKVK, encoded by the coding sequence ATGACAAAAGCAGATTTAGTAAACACCATTTCGGAGAGATTAGGTTTAGAAAAAAATGAAGTTCAATCTACTATAGAAGCCTTTATGGACGAAGTAAAAGGTTCTCTCAAAAGCGGTGAAAACGTTTATTTAAGAGGTTTTGGAAGCTTTATTATCAAAACAAGAGCCGAAAAAACAGGTCGAAATATTTCAAAAAACACCAGTATCATTATTCCAGCGCACAACATTCCAGCGTTTAAACCCGCTAAAACATTTGTTGATAGTGTAAAAGAAAACGTAAAAGTTAAGTAA
- a CDS encoding single-stranded DNA-binding protein gives MATGTLNKVMLIGHTGDDVKMHYFDDNNCIGRFPVATNEEYVNKNTNERVSNTEWHNIVVRNKAAEICEKYLKKGDKVYIEGRIKTRKWTDDKGIDRYSTEIQCTDFTFLTPKDKSGQSTTTQATQPKPQAKDPQQVAEPDENQDDDLPF, from the coding sequence ATGGCTACAGGAACCTTAAACAAAGTTATGTTGATTGGACACACAGGTGATGATGTGAAAATGCATTATTTTGATGACAACAATTGTATAGGTCGTTTTCCAGTGGCTACTAACGAAGAATATGTCAACAAAAACACCAACGAGCGTGTAAGCAATACTGAATGGCACAATATCGTTGTGCGTAATAAAGCCGCCGAAATTTGCGAAAAATATCTCAAAAAAGGTGATAAAGTTTATATTGAAGGGCGAATAAAAACCCGTAAATGGACAGATGACAAAGGTATTGACAGATATTCTACTGAGATACAATGCACAGATTTTACTTTTTTAACCCCAAAAGATAAATCAGGGCAATCTACCACAACGCAAGCTACTCAACCCAAACCGCAAGCTAAAGATCCACAACAAGTGGCTGAACCTGATGAAAATCAGGATGATGATTTGCCCTTTTAA
- a CDS encoding CNNM domain-containing protein, translated as MESEPFSSILFVQLTLPEITGIVLIIVLLLCSALISGSEVALFSLKPSDFEVDENKMSSQEKILVKLLDKPKKLLVTILIANNFINIAIVLLYSSISHLFRPSNDLYIAGVSLVFIIDIVIVTFLLLLFGEIFPKVYANRNRVKFSHFMAYPLLVLDKILSPASLPLRSFSNLIQSKLSQQKPNLSVDQLSHALELTRESETSTDEKKILKGIVSFGNIDAKEVMKPRLDIFALNYEESFKDIIALINDQGYSRIPVYKDDIDNVIGILYIKDFCLTLTNLLLNGKAYYANLILSLKTKS; from the coding sequence TTGGAATCCGAACCCTTTAGTTCAATACTTTTCGTTCAATTGACCTTACCTGAAATCACAGGAATAGTTCTAATCATAGTATTACTTTTATGTTCAGCATTGATTTCAGGTTCTGAAGTGGCTTTGTTTTCGCTAAAACCTTCAGATTTTGAAGTTGACGAAAACAAAATGAGCAGTCAAGAAAAGATTTTAGTCAAATTACTTGACAAGCCCAAAAAATTATTAGTCACTATTCTCATTGCTAATAACTTTATCAATATAGCTATTGTTCTGCTTTACAGTTCTATAAGCCATTTATTTAGACCGTCAAATGATTTGTATATTGCAGGTGTAAGTTTAGTGTTTATAATAGACATTGTAATCGTTACTTTTTTATTATTGCTATTTGGTGAAATTTTTCCAAAGGTATATGCCAATCGAAATCGTGTAAAATTTTCTCATTTCATGGCGTATCCGCTTTTGGTTTTAGACAAAATTTTAAGTCCTGCAAGTTTGCCTTTACGCAGTTTTAGCAACCTCATTCAATCTAAATTAAGTCAGCAAAAGCCCAATTTGAGTGTTGATCAGCTTTCTCACGCGTTAGAACTTACCAGAGAAAGTGAAACCTCAACGGATGAAAAAAAGATTTTAAAAGGGATTGTTTCTTTTGGAAACATAGATGCCAAAGAAGTGATGAAACCGCGTTTAGATATTTTTGCTTTAAATTATGAAGAAAGTTTTAAAGACATCATAGCACTTATTAATGACCAAGGTTATTCTAGAATTCCAGTTTATAAAGACGATATAGATAATGTCATCGGGATTTTATATATCAAAGATTTCTGCCTTACCTTGACAAATCTTCTTTTAAATGGCAAAGCTTATTACGCGAACCTTATTTTGTCCCTGAAAACAAAAAGTTAG
- a CDS encoding NUDIX domain-containing protein, with amino-acid sequence MSRYFGIETPVNSTEGIKIFKSKANEVLDQKKPAQHNQAIMEYGAMVCKSKSPDCMFCRLNLSCVAFQQKKIKSLPVKLKKLKRRKRYLNYIIFQSPDGEILINQRLGNDIWQKLYEFPLVETQNKANSKAVLNHQLFERLNISTQIKPIKINQKTYKHILTHRDIYADFWLIKCPEKFDKFNLKHYKAVNSKSIRKFAVSILIDKFLNEHILEN; translated from the coding sequence TTGTCAAGATATTTTGGTATAGAAACCCCTGTAAATTCAACAGAAGGCATTAAGATATTTAAATCTAAAGCTAATGAAGTTTTAGACCAAAAAAAACCAGCACAACACAATCAAGCTATAATGGAATATGGAGCTATGGTTTGCAAATCTAAGTCGCCAGATTGTATGTTTTGCCGTTTGAATTTATCTTGCGTGGCTTTTCAGCAAAAAAAAATCAAATCCTTACCCGTAAAACTTAAAAAACTAAAACGTCGGAAGCGTTATTTGAACTATATCATTTTTCAATCTCCCGACGGCGAAATATTAATCAATCAGCGTTTGGGTAATGATATTTGGCAAAAACTTTATGAATTTCCCTTAGTAGAAACACAAAACAAAGCCAATTCTAAAGCCGTTTTGAATCACCAATTATTTGAAAGGTTAAATATTTCTACTCAAATCAAACCGATAAAAATCAATCAAAAAACCTACAAACACATATTGACCCACCGAGATATTTATGCTGATTTTTGGTTAATTAAATGCCCTGAGAAGTTTGATAAATTTAATCTTAAACATTATAAAGCGGTCAATTCTAAATCTATTCGTAAATTTGCTGTATCAATTTTGATTGATAAATTTCTAAATGAACATATTTTAGAAAACTAA
- a CDS encoding ferredoxin--NADP reductase, with protein sequence MSLFHTIPIKAINQQTDKAIKITFDIPDNLKSEFQYKPGQYLTLSANIDNEDIRRSYSICSAPNEDLSIVVKAIPDGVFSNYAIKNLNVGDNIQVMPPEGHFTLSSDASANYCAFVAGSGITPVMSILKSVLQTQNDSKFLLVYGNKSPQETIFFNEILDLKKDYPEQFFVENIYSQTREDDAHFGRIEKPTINYALKNKYSGIDFSEYFLCDSEPMIEHVQEVLKENGIKDQQIKYELFYSEKEAETIAHSEGKTKLKIIVDDEEYELVMNQDDVILDAILEQDIDVPYSCQGGICSSCLAKIKTGKAQMRKNQILTDDEVAQGLVLTCQAQPQTPEVVVDYDDI encoded by the coding sequence ATGAGTTTATTTCATACCATCCCAATAAAAGCAATAAATCAACAGACCGATAAAGCCATTAAAATTACATTTGATATCCCTGATAACCTAAAATCAGAATTTCAATACAAGCCAGGTCAATACCTTACGCTATCGGCAAACATTGATAACGAAGATATTAGACGTTCATATTCTATCTGTTCAGCACCAAACGAAGACCTGAGTATTGTTGTTAAAGCTATACCTGATGGTGTGTTTTCAAATTATGCTATTAAAAACCTTAACGTTGGCGATAACATTCAGGTAATGCCACCAGAAGGTCATTTTACCCTATCATCTGATGCATCAGCAAATTATTGTGCCTTTGTTGCAGGTAGTGGTATCACGCCTGTGATGTCTATCTTAAAAAGCGTGCTACAAACTCAAAATGATTCTAAATTTCTTTTAGTTTACGGAAACAAATCACCTCAAGAAACTATTTTCTTTAATGAAATACTCGACCTTAAAAAAGACTATCCCGAACAATTTTTTGTAGAAAATATCTACAGCCAAACCCGTGAAGACGATGCTCATTTCGGTCGAATAGAAAAGCCAACAATCAATTATGCTTTAAAGAATAAATATAGCGGAATTGACTTTTCTGAATACTTTTTATGTGATTCAGAACCTATGATTGAACACGTTCAAGAAGTTTTAAAAGAAAACGGCATCAAAGATCAGCAAATCAAATACGAATTGTTTTATTCAGAAAAAGAAGCCGAAACAATCGCTCATTCCGAAGGCAAAACTAAACTCAAAATCATCGTTGACGATGAAGAATACGAATTGGTAATGAATCAAGACGACGTGATTCTTGACGCAATATTAGAGCAAGATATAGACGTACCATATTCTTGTCAAGGTGGCATTTGTAGCTCGTGTCTTGCCAAAATCAAAACAGGTAAAGCACAGATGCGTAAAAACCAAATCTTAACCGACGACGAAGTCGCTCAAGGTCTTGTTTTGACCTGTCAAGCTCAACCTCAAACTCCAGAAGTGGTTGTGGACTATGATGATATTTGA
- a CDS encoding endonuclease/exonuclease/phosphatase family protein, with translation MKHLFIICFAISSFGFAQNYSIMSYNIKLDYPKEGKDSWTNRKPFMTNQIKFYEPDVLGVQEALPNQMKDLDSLLTDYSFVGVGRDNGKNEGEFSAIFYKNDKLQVIESSTFWLSQTPNQVSMGWDAVCNRVCIYALFQHKKTKEKFWVFNTHFDHVGKEARSKSAILILKKIKTFNKESFSVFLTGDFNMEPNHESIDYITQTLKDSKTISKIDFDPEGTFNGFNFDQPVTKRIDYVFVSDDVKVNKYAALSDNWNLQYPSDHLPVYIEVTLTKHLNGE, from the coding sequence ATGAAACATCTATTTATCATCTGTTTTGCCATTTCCAGTTTTGGATTTGCTCAAAATTATTCGATAATGTCTTACAACATTAAGTTAGATTATCCTAAAGAAGGTAAAGACAGTTGGACAAACCGCAAGCCTTTTATGACTAATCAAATTAAATTTTATGAACCAGATGTTTTAGGTGTTCAAGAAGCTCTGCCTAACCAAATGAAAGATTTAGATAGTTTATTAACTGACTATAGTTTTGTTGGTGTAGGAAGAGATAATGGTAAAAACGAAGGTGAATTTTCGGCTATATTTTATAAAAATGATAAATTACAAGTTATAGAGTCTTCAACATTTTGGTTATCACAAACACCTAATCAGGTTAGTATGGGCTGGGACGCCGTTTGTAATCGTGTGTGTATTTATGCTTTGTTTCAACATAAAAAAACAAAAGAAAAATTCTGGGTTTTTAATACACATTTTGATCACGTTGGAAAAGAAGCTCGTTCAAAAAGTGCTATTTTGATTCTTAAAAAAATAAAAACCTTTAATAAAGAAAGCTTCTCTGTATTTTTAACTGGTGATTTTAATATGGAGCCAAATCACGAAAGTATTGATTATATCACTCAAACTTTAAAGGATTCTAAAACAATTTCCAAAATAGACTTTGATCCAGAAGGTACCTTTAATGGTTTTAATTTTGACCAACCCGTAACTAAAAGAATTGATTATGTTTTCGTTTCAGATGACGTTAAAGTAAATAAATACGCAGCGTTAAGTGATAATTGGAATTTACAATATCCATCAGATCATCTGCCAGTTTATATAGAAGTTACCCTAACTAAACATCTGAATGGTGAATAA